A genomic window from Deltaproteobacteria bacterium includes:
- a CDS encoding PQQ-binding-like beta-propeller repeat protein translates to MKKVQKGYLLQVVLVIMLMILIALPVSAETVSEEWVQRYNGLENGMDLAQFVTVDSTGNIIVSGICGSNYCTLKYDNNGTLLWENVYSGMSLGINSPVAFEVDADDNIIVTGFSKGNGTNYDYATVKYAPDGTLLWERRYSGLGGDAQDIPEDMTVDAVGNIIITGYSYNTTYADSDYATLKYDANGTLVWEQRYGSPNAKGDTPVAVITDTAGNVIVTGSSDGDYLTIKYNADGAVMWEERYDGPGNTGDAPVAIALDGAGNVVITGISRGVDTMNDYATLKYDADTGSMLWVQRYDGPINSFDIPIALALDSGGNVVVTGRSIRSGGMDPFGDNTDFDYATVKYSPNGTELWVQRYNGPADFWDYPRTMVLDSMDNIIVTGSSDGIDSMHDIATVKYGPNGSELWVQRYDGPGHDNDYPNTIIVDGAGNTVIAGWSVNNNNSDFATLKYGSDGTLLWSQHYNGLANGHDTIGEKGVCLDADGNVFVAGMSDNSDYNKDFVTIKYLVQNNSQPSVLTISPPSGKYLVLQDFDMALIVESLDNTATVTNVTLNGSDLTNQFNACAVKGTITAIGTTFRCPNLSGSIIGEGTNNVSSTITLNDGTTITDSAVWQVIQNTEP, encoded by the coding sequence ATGAAGAAAGTACAGAAAGGTTATTTGTTACAAGTTGTGTTGGTGATTATGTTAATGATTTTAATAGCGCTACCGGTTTCAGCTGAAACAGTAAGTGAAGAGTGGGTGCAGCGTTATAATGGTTTGGAAAATGGAATGGACTTAGCGCAGTTTGTAACGGTGGACTCAACGGGTAATATTATTGTATCAGGTATTTGTGGTTCAAACTATTGTACCCTGAAATATGATAATAATGGGACCTTGCTGTGGGAGAATGTTTACAGTGGAATGTCACTTGGTATAAACAGTCCTGTTGCTTTTGAAGTTGATGCTGATGACAATATAATTGTTACAGGTTTTTCAAAGGGTAATGGTACTAATTACGATTACGCGACAGTAAAATATGCACCTGATGGAACACTGTTATGGGAGCGTAGATATTCCGGATTAGGTGGCGATGCACAGGATATCCCAGAAGATATGACAGTAGATGCGGTGGGTAACATCATTATTACCGGATATAGTTATAATACTACATATGCTGATTCTGATTATGCAACATTGAAATATGATGCAAATGGAACACTAGTGTGGGAACAGCGATATGGCAGCCCTAATGCCAAGGGAGATACGCCTGTTGCTGTCATTACGGATACAGCAGGTAATGTCATTGTAACTGGCAGTAGTGATGGTGATTATTTGACGATAAAATACAATGCTGATGGCGCAGTTATGTGGGAGGAACGCTATGATGGCCCCGGTAATACTGGAGATGCGCCTGTAGCTATTGCTTTGGATGGTGCAGGCAATGTTGTTATTACCGGAATCAGCAGGGGCGTTGATACCATGAATGATTATGCTACATTGAAATATGATGCAGATACTGGAAGCATGTTATGGGTACAACGTTATGATGGCCCAATAAATTCTTTTGATATTCCTATTGCCTTGGCGCTTGATAGTGGGGGCAATGTTGTTGTCACGGGACGTAGTATCCGTTCAGGAGGGATGGATCCCTTTGGTGATAACACGGATTTTGATTATGCCACTGTAAAATATAGTCCCAATGGTACGGAATTATGGGTGCAGCGCTATAATGGGCCTGCCGATTTTTGGGATTACCCACGTACCATGGTACTTGATTCAATGGATAATATAATCGTTACCGGTAGCAGTGATGGTATTGATAGTATGCATGACATTGCTACAGTAAAATATGGCCCTAATGGCTCAGAATTATGGGTGCAACGTTATGATGGCCCGGGACATGATAACGACTACCCCAATACCATTATAGTGGATGGTGCAGGCAATACAGTTATTGCCGGGTGGAGTGTAAATAATAATAATAGTGATTTTGCTACCTTGAAATATGGTTCTGACGGAACGCTATTATGGTCACAGCATTATAACGGTTTGGCAAATGGTCATGATACCATTGGTGAAAAGGGAGTGTGTCTTGATGCTGACGGGAACGTATTTGTTGCCGGGATGAGTGATAACAGCGATTACAATAAAGATTTTGTGACAATAAAATATCTGGTTCAGAATAATTCTCAGCCTTCTGTTCTCACAATATCCCCACCTTCAGGCAAGTATCTTGTTTTACAAGATTTTGATATGGCCCTTATTGTTGAAAGCCTTGACAATACGGCTACTGTAACGAATGTTACGCTCAATGGTTCGGATTTAACAAACCAATTTAATGCTTGTGCTGTTAAAGGAACAATTACAGCTATTGGAACAACATTCAGGTGTCCCAATCTATCAGGAAGTATTATTGGTGAAGGGACTAATAATGTTAGTTCTACCATTACACTAAATGACGGCACGACAATTACTGATTCGGCAGTTTGGCAGGTTATCCAAAACACAGAGCCATAA
- a CDS encoding VCBS repeat-containing protein — protein sequence MEKLSTHYPNLFFMLFILTFIPTSSQANVTFEHQGSYQRGSGPARVLFEDFNEDRKLDMAITNNSIHTVSIYLGNGDGSFQSAKDYSAGLYPWAILSGDFNKDGKLDIVTTNKDDTFTVLLGYDNGTFLPGETGGNTGTAPLSIASADFNGDKKLDIVTANKGTEGRPDNPSVSLFLGNGNGTFTTSSIPDYKEDLPYYYAYEVNTADFNKDGKADLAITYFWGSEIAVFLGNGDGTFNFVSSHNISDHYTFYSDALTITDINHDGIEDMLTIPQSGTGIVLLGHGDGYFTETIWSAEIASSSQTMVLSDFNCDGKHDMAMAGINEANIRQLNIYTGNGDGTFQQGPTYIEPTYFRDSNKNASIDAGDLNGDGKNDIAMLNYKSDRVNVYLNTTSPSVELCSVTADIKANGSDGPLSMNEGEMLDLTISLDPGIMEGFDADWWIYAESELMGKYWYQYGSGWIASETPIPAYQGPITSVTDLNVFHMPTLQAGNYDIYFQVDERNGIKEGARTDTVKVTIQ from the coding sequence ATGGAAAAACTTTCAACCCATTATCCGAATTTGTTTTTTATGCTTTTTATTCTCACTTTTATACCGACAAGTTCTCAGGCTAATGTCACTTTTGAACATCAGGGCAGTTATCAGCGGGGCTCAGGTCCTGCGAGAGTATTGTTTGAAGATTTCAATGAAGACAGAAAACTTGATATGGCGATTACCAATAATTCAATTCATACTGTTTCTATTTATCTGGGTAATGGAGATGGTTCATTTCAATCGGCAAAAGATTATTCCGCAGGACTTTATCCCTGGGCTATTTTATCAGGAGATTTTAATAAAGACGGTAAACTGGATATTGTAACTACTAATAAGGATGACACATTTACCGTCTTACTTGGATATGACAATGGAACCTTTTTACCGGGAGAAACGGGTGGGAATACAGGTACTGCCCCTTTATCGATTGCATCAGCCGATTTTAATGGTGATAAGAAACTCGATATTGTAACAGCAAACAAAGGGACCGAAGGTAGACCCGATAATCCATCCGTATCCCTCTTTTTAGGTAACGGCAATGGAACCTTTACAACTTCATCCATACCGGATTATAAAGAAGATTTGCCTTATTATTATGCTTATGAAGTAAATACGGCTGATTTTAATAAGGATGGCAAGGCAGATTTGGCAATAACATATTTCTGGGGTAGTGAAATAGCTGTTTTTCTGGGCAATGGTGACGGAACTTTTAATTTTGTCTCGTCTCATAATATATCTGATCATTATACCTTTTACAGTGATGCGCTTACTATAACGGATATTAACCACGATGGGATTGAGGACATGCTTACAATACCCCAATCTGGAACGGGCATTGTTTTGTTAGGCCACGGGGATGGATATTTTACGGAGACGATCTGGAGTGCAGAGATTGCCTCCTCCAGTCAAACTATGGTTTTATCCGATTTTAATTGCGATGGAAAGCACGATATGGCTATGGCAGGAATAAACGAAGCTAATATTAGACAACTTAATATTTATACGGGCAATGGTGACGGCACTTTTCAGCAGGGCCCCACTTATATCGAACCGACTTATTTTCGTGATAGCAATAAAAATGCATCAATTGATGCGGGAGATCTGAACGGCGATGGAAAGAATGATATCGCCATGTTAAATTATAAAAGTGACAGAGTTAATGTTTATCTTAATACAACTTCTCCGTCAGTGGAACTCTGTTCCGTTACGGCGGATATCAAAGCAAATGGTTCAGACGGGCCGCTTTCTATGAATGAGGGGGAAATGCTTGATTTGACCATCTCCCTCGATCCGGGAATAATGGAAGGTTTCGACGCAGACTGGTGGATTTACGCCGAATCGGAACTAATGGGAAAATATTGGTACCAGTATGGGAGTGGATGGATCGCATCGGAGACGCCCATTCCTGCTTATCAGGGCCCCATTACATCGGTGACAGACCTTAATGTTTTCCACATGCCTACTTTGCAGGCCGGTAACTATGATATATATTTCCAGGTAGATGAAAGAAACGGTATCAAGGAAGGGGCAAGAACGGATACGGTAAAAGTGACAATTCAGTAA
- a CDS encoding zf-HC2 domain-containing protein: protein MDCKKAAKMIVHNLEGSLDEKSRLALNKHLSGCESCRKEFEAFSGAWEKLALIEDIDPSTDFINRLDEKIKKKKRKPFFTLFPAKTALATIVLSCAVALFTMTGNKEMRMMETAMLEYDIEMIDNIELLMVIDDMDELDLIESM from the coding sequence ATGGACTGTAAAAAAGCAGCAAAAATGATTGTTCATAATTTAGAGGGGAGCCTTGATGAGAAATCAAGGCTGGCGCTGAACAAACATCTGTCAGGCTGTGAATCATGCAGGAAAGAATTTGAGGCATTTTCCGGCGCCTGGGAGAAACTCGCCCTCATCGAAGATATCGATCCATCAACAGATTTTATAAATCGCCTTGATGAAAAAATAAAGAAAAAGAAAAGAAAACCCTTCTTTACCTTATTCCCCGCAAAAACGGCGCTTGCAACAATAGTTTTGTCATGTGCAGTTGCGCTCTTTACAATGACCGGTAATAAAGAGATGAGAATGATGGAAACGGCAATGCTTGAATATGACATTGAAATGATTGATAATATAGAACTGCTCATGGTTATTGATGATATGGACGAACTTGATTTAATAGAAAGTATGTAG
- a CDS encoding sigma-70 family RNA polymerase sigma factor, with product MTKESSIDNRIDPDSELMNRFAAGDKNAFDLLVQKHRKRVINIAHRFFSSHRDDAEDVAQDVFLKVYKSANKYKSTALFSTWLHRITVNTCLNELRKRKVRSLFQLKKKLESEVGAISQYSGSDNEAEIIDKVKEAISQLPPSQKMAIILRRYEELSYDEIGKAMNISIPAVKSLIFRGMNNLKKKLAREEKL from the coding sequence ATGACGAAGGAATCCAGCATAGATAACAGGATAGACCCTGATAGCGAACTGATGAACCGTTTTGCTGCCGGTGACAAAAATGCATTTGACCTGCTCGTTCAAAAGCACCGGAAACGGGTTATCAATATTGCGCATCGATTTTTTTCCTCTCATAGGGATGACGCCGAAGATGTTGCCCAGGACGTTTTTCTTAAAGTTTATAAATCGGCAAATAAATATAAAAGTACAGCCCTGTTTTCCACATGGCTGCACAGGATAACCGTTAATACCTGTCTCAATGAACTGAGAAAGCGCAAGGTGAGAAGCTTGTTTCAACTGAAAAAAAAGTTGGAAAGTGAGGTTGGGGCCATATCGCAGTATTCGGGGTCAGACAATGAAGCGGAAATAATCGACAAGGTAAAAGAAGCCATAAGCCAGCTTCCACCATCACAAAAAATGGCCATCATTCTAAGAAGGTACGAAGAACTCTCGTATGATGAGATTGGAAAAGCGATGAACATTTCTATTCCTGCCGTTAAGTCGTTAATATTCAGGGGTATGAACAATCTCAAAAAAAAACTTGCCCGGGAAGAGAAACTTTAG
- a CDS encoding DUF1565 domain-containing protein, protein MKNKQKNFLHLFFFLCILLIPSCSSQSGSSGNGSPTDNTPPTAPGIPLDEGHYTEVNTIWLNWAEAADSESGISGYRLEVKNQSDAVIFDSLIGNVLNYKVSGTEGDTLTARVAAINGEGLQGDWSAVSDGITLCGQYAACLSGTLFVSTAGDDNNDGLFPSTPFLTINKAVSVAGPGDVIDVAAGTYKEQVMILQSNGHGGDSAAPLLLRGNGTANIDGSEVLSPWTDLGIMTSGTAPCHLWSTPFNPDNYAELAFQDGIKRAPTQLFIDGTTRLDLLPEPASFNSGDALTEVEVRNEALLASQLRPNTWAWIESSNEVKVCLAEGDPITDHVIEIPVRNAAIVSDAGYLHVSGFITKRQSVYGIVVKGDSTTKEVVIANNRVSFVSGSREYRDSDLGPAYKVWENGIGIGASVEAQASIISNHVSDISYAGIKFARAPSALTEYTYMRVADNIVERITPHPYGVSREHESGEALAGSNGSHYDLIENNTISDTEYGIWLDSAFDSPFGGTGYATVSENNISNTHTAIFFERAAHHPTAMRNLITNTKFGIQLGTSFQYTQEADPSNPLYDVKYGRVVNNTIIDAEIGINISYASHAEVFNNIVYSSKVNAIGTLIREHTITINDASGNSYGTVNNNLYHLTASDKPGCWMYLNVCFSNMSSWYDQSGFDMDSIDSDPLFSNLTGGDYSLAVDSPARDSGTDAGLSDYCNRPDIGYAEFLTGACL, encoded by the coding sequence ATGAAAAACAAACAAAAAAATTTTCTTCACCTCTTTTTCTTTTTATGTATTTTACTAATACCCTCTTGCAGTTCTCAATCAGGCAGTTCAGGTAATGGTTCTCCTACAGATAACACACCACCCACAGCGCCCGGCATTCCCCTGGATGAAGGACATTATACCGAAGTTAACACCATCTGGTTAAACTGGGCTGAAGCGGCAGATTCAGAGAGTGGGATTTCAGGATATCGGCTGGAGGTGAAAAATCAGAGTGATGCAGTCATTTTTGATAGTCTCATCGGCAATGTATTGAACTATAAAGTTAGCGGTACTGAGGGCGATACCTTGACTGCCAGGGTAGCCGCCATTAATGGGGAGGGCCTTCAGGGGGATTGGTCTGCAGTTTCCGACGGCATAACACTATGTGGACAATATGCGGCTTGCCTTTCAGGGACCCTCTTTGTTTCAACTGCGGGAGATGATAACAATGATGGTCTTTTCCCGTCTACGCCCTTTCTGACGATAAATAAGGCAGTAAGTGTTGCAGGGCCCGGTGATGTTATCGACGTTGCCGCAGGAACCTATAAAGAGCAAGTCATGATTCTTCAGAGTAATGGCCATGGTGGTGATTCTGCGGCGCCTCTTCTTTTGCGGGGTAATGGTACTGCTAATATAGATGGGAGTGAAGTTCTTTCTCCATGGACAGATCTTGGCATTATGACTTCAGGAACGGCCCCTTGCCACCTATGGTCAACACCTTTTAACCCCGATAATTATGCTGAACTTGCATTTCAGGACGGCATTAAAAGAGCGCCCACTCAACTCTTCATAGATGGAACGACAAGGTTAGACCTGCTGCCTGAACCGGCCAGTTTCAATAGCGGTGATGCCCTTACTGAAGTAGAGGTACGGAATGAAGCGCTGCTGGCATCTCAACTGAGACCCAATACGTGGGCATGGATTGAGAGCAGTAATGAAGTCAAGGTTTGCCTTGCCGAGGGTGATCCCATAACAGACCATGTTATTGAGATTCCTGTGCGTAATGCCGCTATCGTATCCGATGCGGGTTATCTCCATGTGAGCGGATTTATAACAAAGCGCCAATCGGTCTACGGTATTGTTGTAAAGGGGGATTCGACGACAAAGGAGGTTGTCATTGCCAATAACCGGGTGAGCTTTGTCAGTGGATCGAGGGAATACAGAGATTCCGATCTTGGCCCTGCTTATAAAGTATGGGAAAACGGAATCGGTATTGGCGCCAGTGTAGAGGCACAGGCGTCAATTATATCTAACCATGTGTCGGACATATCCTATGCCGGTATTAAGTTTGCCAGAGCGCCTTCGGCCCTGACCGAGTACACCTATATGCGGGTAGCAGATAATATTGTAGAGCGGATTACCCCTCATCCCTATGGTGTCAGCCGGGAACATGAATCAGGTGAAGCGCTTGCCGGAAGCAATGGGTCCCACTACGACCTCATTGAAAATAATACAATATCAGACACAGAATATGGTATCTGGCTGGACTCGGCTTTTGACAGTCCTTTTGGTGGCACAGGCTACGCTACGGTAAGTGAAAATAATATTTCCAATACACATACAGCCATTTTTTTTGAAAGAGCAGCCCATCACCCCACTGCAATGAGAAATCTTATTACTAATACAAAGTTCGGAATTCAACTGGGAACTTCATTCCAATATACTCAGGAAGCGGACCCAAGCAATCCCTTATACGATGTTAAATACGGCAGGGTAGTCAACAACACCATTATCGATGCCGAGATAGGAATCAACATCTCTTATGCATCTCATGCAGAAGTCTTCAATAATATTGTCTATAGCAGCAAGGTAAATGCCATCGGCACTTTAATCAGGGAACATACCATTACCATAAATGACGCATCCGGAAATTCTTACGGAACGGTAAATAATAACCTCTATCATCTGACTGCTTCAGATAAACCGGGCTGCTGGATGTATTTGAATGTCTGTTTTTCTAACATGTCATCATGGTATGATCAAAGCGGCTTTGATATGGATTCCATTGATTCTGATCCCCTCTTCAGCAATTTAACAGGAGGCGATTATTCTCTGGCAGTGGATTCACCTGCCAGAGACTCAGGTACCGATGCGGGACTTTCTGATTATTGTAACCGTCCTGACATAGGCTATGCTGAATTTCTCACAGGGGCTTGTTTGTGA
- a CDS encoding YdeI/OmpD-associated family protein gives MQKFSPRKDKSDWSESNKKRVKKLIEKGLITQAGLEKIEVAKKKGNWDKVIESARPYEMAVELDQALASNRAAKEFFNSLSPAYQKQYIVWIASAKKEETRQRRAKEALAMLIKKKKLGLK, from the coding sequence ATGCAAAAATTCTCACCCCGAAAAGATAAAAGTGACTGGTCTGAGTCGAATAAGAAGCGAGTCAAAAAATTGATTGAAAAAGGGCTGATAACTCAGGCAGGGTTAGAAAAAATAGAAGTTGCAAAAAAGAAGGGAAATTGGGATAAAGTTATTGAATCAGCAAGGCCTTATGAAATGGCTGTTGAGCTGGACCAGGCCCTGGCTTCAAATAGAGCGGCAAAGGAGTTTTTTAATAGCCTTTCTCCTGCATACCAAAAACAGTATATTGTTTGGATTGCAAGCGCTAAAAAAGAAGAAACAAGACAAAGACGGGCGAAAGAAGCTTTGGCTATGTTGATTAAAAAAAAGAAGCTTGGTTTAAAGTGA
- a CDS encoding NAD(P)-dependent alcohol dehydrogenase has protein sequence MKAIVYEKYGLPDVLQLKEVAKPAPKDDEVLVKVHAASVNDWDWGLLRGKPFVNRLMAGFPKPKKIKIPGCDIAGSVEAVGSKVKRLKAGDEVFGDISRCHFGGFAEYVCAREEALTLKPAGMTFDEAAALPQAGILALQGLRHKGHIQPGQKVLINGAGGGAGTFAIQIAKSLGLHVTAVDSTIKLEKMRSLGAEHVIDYTEEDFTKNGQHYDLIIDMMGFHPFFDYRRSLSPKGRYVLVGGSSRLCNEVVFLGPWFSMTGSKKMGLLLHKANKELEDLIALFEAGKVKPVIDRRYPLSEVPEAMRHFGSGKVVGKLVITVA, from the coding sequence ATGAAAGCGATTGTATATGAAAAATACGGCCTGCCCGATGTTCTTCAATTAAAAGAGGTAGCAAAGCCTGCTCCCAAAGATGATGAAGTGCTGGTAAAAGTTCATGCCGCATCGGTAAATGACTGGGATTGGGGCTTGCTTAGAGGCAAGCCCTTTGTAAATCGCTTAATGGCCGGCTTTCCAAAACCGAAAAAAATAAAGATACCCGGATGTGACATAGCGGGGTCTGTTGAAGCGGTGGGCAGTAAGGTAAAACGGCTCAAGGCGGGTGATGAGGTGTTCGGAGACATTTCGAGATGTCATTTTGGTGGTTTTGCCGAGTATGTTTGTGCCCGTGAAGAGGCATTGACGCTGAAACCGGCGGGCATGACATTCGATGAAGCGGCAGCCTTGCCCCAGGCGGGCATACTGGCCTTGCAGGGTCTTCGCCATAAAGGGCATATTCAGCCGGGACAGAAGGTTTTGATTAATGGTGCCGGTGGCGGTGCAGGCACCTTTGCAATACAGATAGCCAAATCCCTGGGGCTTCATGTGACAGCTGTGGACAGCACAATAAAACTGGAGAAGATGCGCTCCCTCGGCGCAGAACATGTCATCGACTACACAGAAGAAGATTTCACCAAAAATGGACAGCACTATGACCTGATCATCGATATGATGGGATTTCATCCCTTTTTCGATTACAGGCGTTCATTGAGTCCAAAGGGCCGCTATGTATTGGTCGGCGGTTCCTCACGCCTATGTAACGAGGTTGTATTTCTGGGTCCCTGGTTTTCAATGACAGGGAGTAAGAAAATGGGACTGCTCTTGCATAAAGCAAACAAGGAGTTGGAAGATCTGATAGCGCTATTTGAGGCCGGCAAAGTTAAACCGGTCATAGACAGACGTTATCCTTTAAGTGAGGTTCCTGAGGCGATGCGCCATTTTGGATCAGGGAAGGTGGTAGGGAAATTGGTTATTACTGTGGCCTGA
- a CDS encoding NAD(P)-dependent alcohol dehydrogenase produces MKALVYTKYGPPEVLQLKEVEKPVPQNNEILIKVHATTVNRTDNATIKAIPFFARLVTGLFKPKKQIPGTEFAGEIEAVGKNVSTFKAGDNVFGFDDQGSESHAEYLAISEDKAITIPEGISHEQAAASVEGAHYAYNFINKVKLECGQKVLVNGATGAIGSAAVQLLKYFDVNVTAVCDTKNIERVKSLGADKVIDYTKEDFTRDDQKYNFVFDTVGKSSFFKCKHLLLPGGVYISSDLGYMSQNIFLPLITPIIKPLIGNKKTAAPIPVNIPGSLLLIKKLIAEGKFKAVIDRKYTLEQIVEAYRYVEKGQKTGNVVITVEHNNKHG; encoded by the coding sequence ATAAAAGCGCTTGTATACACAAAGTACGGACCACCGGAGGTTCTTCAGCTTAAAGAGGTAGAAAAACCTGTCCCCCAAAATAATGAAATACTGATAAAGGTACATGCCACAACAGTAAATAGAACCGACAACGCAACAATCAAGGCAATACCATTTTTTGCAAGGCTCGTAACAGGTCTATTCAAGCCCAAAAAACAAATTCCCGGAACTGAATTTGCCGGTGAGATTGAAGCTGTCGGAAAAAATGTTTCGACTTTTAAAGCAGGAGATAATGTTTTTGGATTTGATGACCAGGGTTCTGAATCTCATGCCGAGTATCTGGCAATATCAGAAGATAAGGCAATAACAATACCCGAAGGTATAAGCCATGAGCAGGCGGCAGCGAGTGTTGAAGGCGCACATTATGCTTATAATTTTATTAATAAAGTGAAACTCGAATGCGGGCAAAAAGTGCTCGTCAACGGTGCAACCGGAGCTATCGGTTCGGCGGCAGTCCAACTCTTAAAATATTTTGATGTAAATGTAACCGCAGTGTGTGATACAAAAAATATTGAACGGGTAAAATCATTAGGAGCCGATAAAGTCATTGATTACACAAAAGAAGATTTTACCCGTGATGATCAAAAATATAACTTTGTCTTTGATACCGTCGGCAAAAGTTCATTTTTTAAATGCAAACACTTGCTGCTGCCGGGAGGTGTTTATATTTCATCAGACCTGGGTTATATGTCTCAAAACATTTTCCTGCCACTCATCACACCCATTATAAAACCGTTGATTGGAAACAAAAAAACCGCAGCGCCAATCCCTGTAAATATTCCAGGAAGTCTGCTTTTAATCAAAAAGCTCATTGCCGAAGGAAAATTCAAGGCAGTAATAGATAGAAAATATACATTGGAACAAATTGTCGAGGCCTATCGCTATGTTGAAAAAGGACAAAAAACAGGAAATGTCGTCATAACTGTGGAGCATAATAATAAACATGGCTAG